Proteins encoded within one genomic window of Brachybacterium sp. P6-10-X1:
- a CDS encoding ABC transporter ATP-binding protein has translation MTAPTPRPDSPRTATGRTGATTTADPSARTTGDPTPSAGPERPISNLDRQHPAVLVPGLKRLLKGSWEQRTWFILAVLGATAFALLQIATSAIIGRVTEDVIVPSFAGGAPELGLVLAGGLAILGIAVVRAVSVMARRVFAAAAQFELFGLYRERLAAVYAKVPLLWHRRQSTGTLLSSVYADVEATFFAMAPFPFALSTIVMLAYATVVVARIDPVILLVMLALIVLLIILNVLLQRFATPIAVRSQQLRAEVAEIAHESFDGANVVKSLGREDVEEKRFDRAADDLREAGIRFGYVRGWFDPLIDALPNLGILAVAVLGAWRIGDGHLTTGQLVEVSYLFTLMALPIRSFGWVLGDLSRTVVGGGRVQQILDVTEERGYGPDPLPEGPGVLTLDEATFVYRDDPAQVILGQGADVGDHVRTSEALSEVSLRADPTAGTRVLAVVGATGSGKSTLALLTAGLVHPTSGAVRLDGADLRSLTADALTADVALVLQQAFVFDETVRWNVTLGDDIDEDTVRWALRIAQAETFVDALPEGLDTELGERGGSLSGGQRQRIALARALARRPRLLILDDATSACDPSVELAILDGIRREMTSSTLLLIAYRKSTISLADQVVFLDHGRVAGSGTHEELRGRSEGYRFLVDAYDEAAISHNLLESSGPPPSDGPDPSVAVPAQRARTVADAVERHGTSRLRHEDDTAMAEDCEESWADGDRADHVRAGPDSADPDSADPDRSGPDRSGPDREEDR, from the coding sequence ATGACCGCCCCGACCCCGCGCCCCGACAGCCCCCGCACCGCGACCGGCAGGACCGGCGCGACCACCACGGCCGACCCCTCGGCCCGCACCACCGGCGACCCCACCCCGTCGGCCGGTCCCGAGCGGCCGATCTCGAATCTGGACCGCCAGCATCCCGCCGTGCTGGTCCCGGGCCTCAAGCGCCTGCTGAAGGGCTCGTGGGAACAGCGCACCTGGTTCATCCTGGCGGTGCTCGGCGCCACCGCCTTCGCGCTGCTGCAGATCGCGACCTCCGCGATCATCGGCCGCGTCACCGAGGACGTCATCGTGCCCTCCTTCGCCGGCGGCGCCCCGGAGCTGGGCCTGGTCCTCGCCGGCGGCCTGGCCATCCTCGGCATCGCCGTGGTCCGCGCCGTCAGCGTGATGGCCCGCCGCGTGTTCGCCGCCGCCGCCCAGTTCGAGCTGTTCGGCCTGTACCGGGAGCGACTCGCCGCGGTGTACGCCAAGGTGCCGCTGCTGTGGCACCGCCGCCAGTCCACCGGCACGCTGCTGAGCTCGGTCTACGCCGACGTCGAGGCCACCTTCTTCGCGATGGCGCCCTTCCCCTTCGCGCTGTCCACGATCGTGATGCTGGCGTATGCCACGGTGGTCGTGGCCCGCATCGACCCGGTGATCCTGCTGGTCATGCTCGCGCTGATCGTGCTGCTGATCATCCTCAACGTGCTGCTGCAGCGATTCGCGACCCCGATCGCCGTGCGCTCCCAGCAGCTGCGCGCCGAGGTCGCCGAGATCGCCCACGAGTCCTTCGACGGGGCGAACGTGGTCAAGTCCCTGGGCCGCGAGGACGTCGAGGAGAAGCGGTTCGACCGTGCCGCCGACGACCTGCGCGAGGCCGGCATCCGCTTCGGCTACGTCCGTGGCTGGTTCGACCCGCTGATCGACGCCCTGCCCAACCTGGGCATCCTCGCGGTCGCGGTGCTCGGCGCCTGGCGGATCGGCGACGGCCACCTGACCACGGGGCAGCTGGTCGAGGTCTCCTACCTGTTCACGCTGATGGCGCTGCCGATCCGCTCCTTCGGCTGGGTACTGGGCGACCTCTCCCGCACCGTCGTCGGCGGCGGCCGCGTCCAGCAGATCCTCGACGTCACCGAGGAGCGCGGCTACGGCCCCGATCCGCTGCCCGAGGGGCCGGGCGTGCTCACCCTGGACGAGGCCACTTTCGTCTACCGCGACGACCCCGCGCAGGTCATCCTGGGGCAGGGTGCGGACGTCGGGGACCACGTGCGCACCTCCGAGGCGCTGAGCGAGGTCAGCCTGCGCGCTGATCCCACCGCCGGCACCCGCGTGCTCGCCGTCGTCGGCGCCACCGGCTCCGGGAAGTCCACGCTCGCCCTGCTCACCGCCGGGCTCGTCCATCCCACCTCCGGCGCGGTGCGCCTGGACGGTGCGGACCTGCGCTCGCTCACGGCCGACGCGCTGACCGCCGACGTCGCCCTCGTGCTGCAGCAGGCCTTCGTCTTCGACGAGACCGTGCGCTGGAACGTCACCCTCGGCGACGACATCGACGAGGACACGGTGCGCTGGGCGCTGCGCATCGCTCAGGCCGAGACCTTCGTCGACGCCCTGCCCGAGGGGCTGGACACCGAGCTGGGCGAGCGCGGCGGCTCGCTCTCCGGCGGTCAGCGACAGCGCATCGCTCTGGCCCGGGCGCTGGCCCGTCGACCGCGTCTGCTGATCCTCGACGACGCCACCAGCGCCTGCGATCCCAGCGTGGAGCTGGCGATCCTCGACGGGATCCGCCGCGAGATGACCTCCTCCACCCTGCTGCTGATCGCCTACCGCAAATCCACCATCTCCCTGGCCGACCAGGTCGTCTTCCTCGACCACGGCCGCGTCGCCGGATCCGGGACCCACGAGGAGCTGCGTGGACGCAGCGAGGGCTACCGCTTCCTGGTCGACGCGTACGACGAGGCCGCGATCAGCCACAACCTGCTGGAATCCTCGGGTCCTCCGCCCAGCGACGGTCCCGATCCGTCGGTCGCCGTTCCCGCCCAGCGTGCTCGCACCGTCGCCGACGCCGTGGAGCGCCACGGCACCAGCCGCTTGCGCCACGAGGACGACACGGCGATGGCCGAGGACTGCGAGGAGAGCTGGGCCGACGGTGATCGCGCCGACCACGTCCGTGCCGGCCCCGACAGCGCCGACCCCGACAGCGCCGACCCCGACCGCTCCGGCCCCGACCGCTCCGGCCCCGACCGGGAGGAGGACCGATGA
- a CDS encoding DUF456 domain-containing protein, with product MDSLTVQIIVTVLVGLAYIVGLVGIIVPVLPGTITLVIATLIWAIVIGGWTSWVAFGIILVLGAIGMTTSYVLTGRTLHRAEVPMWPIYVGIASGIIGIFVIPFLGLPIGFVIGLYIAEALRKKDAKKGLSSAWIAMKALGLGILIEFSLAMASTIVFAVAVVTHFVTA from the coding sequence GTGGACTCCCTCACCGTCCAGATCATCGTGACCGTGCTGGTCGGTCTGGCGTACATCGTCGGCCTGGTCGGGATCATCGTGCCCGTGCTGCCCGGCACCATCACGCTGGTGATCGCGACGCTGATCTGGGCGATCGTGATCGGCGGCTGGACCTCCTGGGTGGCGTTCGGGATCATCCTGGTCCTCGGTGCGATCGGCATGACCACGAGCTACGTCCTCACCGGCCGCACCCTGCACCGCGCCGAGGTGCCGATGTGGCCGATCTACGTCGGGATCGCCAGCGGCATCATCGGCATCTTCGTGATCCCTTTCCTGGGCCTGCCGATCGGGTTCGTCATCGGGCTGTACATCGCCGAGGCGCTGCGGAAGAAGGACGCGAAGAAGGGCTTGAGCTCCGCGTGGATCGCCATGAAGGCGCTGGGCCTGGGAATCCTGATCGAGTTCTCGCTCGCCATGGCGTCCACGATCGTGTTCGCGGTCGCTGTCGTCACCCATTTCGTCACGGCATGA
- a CDS encoding branched-chain amino acid transporter permease, with amino-acid sequence MPETWYFLAVMVIGLGITFALRAAPFAILGPLRDSWFVGVMAVWMPVGILAILTVSTLRTSIDAEPDRIVPAVAATAVTVAAHLLGGRRTLISVGLGTLTFVALVNLV; translated from the coding sequence ATGCCTGAGACCTGGTACTTCCTGGCCGTCATGGTGATCGGACTGGGCATCACCTTCGCCCTGCGGGCCGCGCCCTTCGCGATCCTCGGCCCCCTGCGGGACTCCTGGTTCGTCGGCGTGATGGCCGTGTGGATGCCGGTGGGGATCCTCGCGATCCTCACCGTCTCGACCCTGCGCACCTCGATCGACGCCGAACCCGACCGGATCGTCCCCGCCGTCGCCGCGACCGCCGTGACCGTCGCGGCGCATCTGCTGGGCGGTCGGCGAACCCTGATCAGCGTGGGCCTGGGCACCCTGACCTTCGTCGCCCTGGTGAATCTGGTCTGA
- a CDS encoding AzlC family ABC transporter permease, producing MTDLSIARRPGAAADPCARDAPAADGLPSDVPRVGMMGGVGAPGVAGVDRAPGVGGAPGTPTRRREIVTGIRLSVAAGLGMFPIGIAFGLLVVQTGLPWWVAPGLSLFLFSGSVELLLVGLMAAGTPLATIALTAVLVNFRHVFYAFSFPLRVVRHPLARLYSVYALIDEAYAVAASRPGTWTGARLVAMQLAFQSYWVGGGLVGVAIASVLPTRIEGLEFALCALFITLTLDACRSRREIPSVVLAGLALGLALVLVPDSALFVGLLGFVALLVLRCLLTARKASVSAGDSDTRESDTGAGSAGASGAGAGSSGASGTGAGNA from the coding sequence ATGACGGATCTGAGTATCGCGCGTCGGCCCGGAGCGGCCGCCGACCCGTGCGCGAGGGACGCGCCGGCGGCCGACGGCCTCCCGTCGGACGTCCCGAGGGTCGGCATGATGGGCGGCGTCGGTGCGCCCGGCGTCGCTGGGGTCGACCGGGCGCCGGGAGTCGGTGGCGCCCCGGGCACGCCGACGCGTCGCCGGGAGATCGTCACCGGCATCCGTCTCTCCGTCGCGGCGGGCCTGGGCATGTTCCCCATCGGCATCGCCTTCGGACTGCTCGTGGTCCAGACCGGCCTGCCGTGGTGGGTCGCCCCGGGGCTGTCGCTCTTCCTGTTCTCCGGCTCCGTCGAGCTGCTGCTGGTGGGCCTGATGGCGGCCGGGACCCCGCTGGCGACCATCGCCCTGACCGCGGTGCTGGTGAACTTCCGGCACGTCTTCTACGCCTTCTCCTTCCCGCTGCGGGTCGTGCGCCATCCGCTCGCGCGGCTCTACTCCGTCTATGCCCTGATCGACGAGGCCTACGCCGTCGCGGCCTCCCGCCCCGGCACCTGGACCGGGGCACGCCTGGTCGCGATGCAGCTGGCCTTCCAGAGCTACTGGGTGGGAGGCGGCCTCGTCGGCGTCGCGATCGCCTCGGTGCTGCCCACCCGGATCGAGGGCCTCGAGTTCGCGCTCTGCGCCCTGTTCATCACCCTCACCCTGGACGCCTGTCGGTCCCGCCGCGAGATCCCCTCCGTGGTGCTGGCCGGCCTGGCGCTCGGCCTCGCCCTGGTGCTGGTCCCGGACTCGGCGCTGTTCGTCGGCCTGCTGGGGTTCGTGGCCCTGCTCGTGCTGCGCTGCCTGCTCACTGCGCGGAAGGCGTCGGTCTCTGCGGGAGACAGCGATACCCGAGAGAGCGATACCGGAGCCGGCAGCGCAGGAGCCAGCGGCGCCGGCGCCGGAAGCTCGGGAGCCAGCGGCACCGGAGCCGGCAATGCCTGA
- a CDS encoding Lrp/AsnC family transcriptional regulator, whose translation MSLDDVDRAIIDHLREDGRLSNVALAEKVHLTPGPCLRRVQRLEADGVILGYSAQVDPAALDQAFEVILDVELTAYDRGTVEHFETTVAAFDEVVELYRLFGAPDYFVRVAVSDLEAYEHFLTEQIITIAGVAKISSRFAMKVLKSQRPARARPSSDPPSSRR comes from the coding sequence ATGAGCTTGGATGACGTCGATCGCGCAATCATTGATCACCTGCGCGAGGACGGACGCCTGTCGAACGTCGCCCTGGCCGAGAAGGTGCACCTCACGCCGGGCCCCTGTCTGCGCCGGGTGCAGCGGTTGGAGGCGGACGGCGTGATCCTCGGGTACTCGGCGCAGGTGGACCCCGCCGCGCTGGATCAGGCCTTCGAGGTGATCCTCGATGTCGAGCTGACGGCGTATGACCGCGGCACCGTCGAGCACTTCGAGACGACGGTGGCCGCCTTCGACGAGGTCGTCGAGCTGTACCGGCTGTTCGGCGCCCCCGACTACTTCGTGCGGGTGGCCGTGAGCGATCTCGAGGCCTACGAGCACTTCCTCACCGAGCAGATCATCACCATCGCCGGGGTCGCCAAGATCTCCTCGCGATTCGCGATGAAGGTGCTCAAGAGCCAGCGGCCGGCCCGCGCTCGACCGTCCTCCGATCCACCATCGTCGCGCCGCTGA
- a CDS encoding N-acetyltransferase, with translation MTVPATTTRLAMTSELDQVTALCVAAFADEAVITWVLPDPATRRASMRSMFDTSLAAAIEAEALVLAVSGADEPIGASIWIPRTSRSEAAAPQPGDDPVARRLAAAHDATEARRPSTAHLSLSSMAVLPEHRGQGAGGAMIASGTARAGELGLPVHLEASTPQNRSLYARHGFRDHGEPIRLPEQGPALQPMWLDRDRSATVPPTV, from the coding sequence ATGACCGTACCGGCCACCACGACACGACTCGCCATGACCTCCGAGCTCGACCAGGTGACGGCGCTGTGCGTCGCGGCGTTCGCGGACGAGGCCGTGATCACCTGGGTCCTGCCCGACCCTGCGACGCGGCGTGCGTCCATGCGCAGCATGTTCGACACCTCGCTGGCCGCGGCCATCGAGGCCGAAGCCCTGGTCCTCGCCGTCTCCGGCGCGGATGAGCCGATCGGCGCCTCGATCTGGATCCCGCGCACGAGCCGTTCCGAGGCGGCCGCACCCCAGCCCGGGGATGATCCGGTGGCACGCCGCCTGGCGGCGGCCCACGACGCCACCGAGGCCCGGCGGCCCAGCACCGCGCATCTGTCCCTGTCCTCCATGGCCGTGCTGCCGGAGCATCGTGGACAGGGGGCAGGAGGAGCGATGATCGCGTCGGGAACGGCCCGGGCGGGCGAGCTCGGTCTGCCCGTGCATCTGGAGGCGTCCACGCCGCAGAACCGCTCCCTCTACGCACGGCACGGATTCCGCGACCACGGCGAGCCGATCCGACTGCCCGAGCAGGGCCCCGCCCTGCAGCCCATGTGGCTCGACCGTGACCGGTCCGCGACGGTTCCCCCGACGGTATGA
- a CDS encoding TetR/AcrR family transcriptional regulator: MARESSATLQAAIALADAHGIAAVTLRSVADRSALALAAAQRELGSRDRLVSMMVHHVLARHATTPPRSEAPAEALARLAVSEWRAYREHPWLVDVLASTRPPLVPAVLDASRAAVEAFVAIGLDTDAAFTRYLAFSAYIQGMALLLRTEQRESDLSGTSYRAWWAEEVRRLDRSGARRKHPWLSELSAGPEKDSFDADTAFSEGLRVVLRGLTCVVPDPPLDPLSTDP, from the coding sequence GTGGCGCGGGAGTCCTCGGCGACGCTGCAGGCCGCGATCGCCCTCGCCGATGCGCACGGGATCGCGGCCGTGACGCTGCGTTCGGTCGCGGATCGGAGCGCACTGGCACTGGCGGCTGCGCAGCGCGAGCTCGGCAGTCGCGACCGGCTCGTGTCGATGATGGTCCACCACGTCCTCGCGCGGCACGCGACGACGCCGCCGCGGAGCGAAGCACCGGCCGAGGCGCTCGCTCGGCTCGCCGTCTCGGAGTGGCGCGCCTACCGCGAGCACCCCTGGCTCGTCGATGTCCTGGCCAGCACGCGCCCGCCGCTGGTTCCGGCCGTCCTCGACGCCTCCCGCGCCGCCGTCGAGGCGTTCGTCGCGATCGGCCTGGACACGGACGCCGCGTTCACGCGCTACCTGGCCTTCAGCGCCTACATCCAGGGCATGGCGCTGCTGCTGCGGACGGAGCAGCGCGAGTCAGATCTCTCCGGGACCTCGTACCGGGCCTGGTGGGCCGAGGAGGTCCGACGCCTCGACCGCAGCGGCGCGCGCCGGAAGCATCCATGGCTCAGCGAGCTCAGCGCGGGACCTGAGAAGGACTCCTTCGACGCGGACACGGCCTTCAGCGAGGGGCTCCGCGTGGTGCTCCGGGGCCTGACCTGTGTCGTCCCCGACCCACCCCTGGATCCGCTCAGCACCGACCCGTAG
- a CDS encoding VanZ family protein, with amino-acid sequence MNEFLRLGVVGVVGGLGVFVIILSPAVLLQRHRFGRVRPLRLVGVAAICIYTMALAGLTVAPAYEIAATCGNRSGGELRPYPFNTLLQLFEVHAEGTSLPGLLVSWPILQLAANVMLFMPLGAVLRGVFRLEVTNSLAIGVMLSVLIEATQYTGAWGLYPCGVRIADIDDVFANSLGALLGAFFAPVLTRLRVPLFVHERPLDDEGRRARPQQDASDRDPRR; translated from the coding sequence GTGAACGAGTTCCTGCGCCTGGGTGTGGTGGGGGTGGTCGGAGGCCTCGGGGTCTTCGTGATCATCCTGTCCCCCGCCGTGCTGCTGCAGCGGCACCGCTTCGGGCGGGTGCGGCCGCTGCGGCTGGTCGGCGTGGCGGCCATCTGCATCTACACGATGGCCCTGGCCGGGCTGACCGTCGCTCCCGCCTACGAGATCGCCGCGACGTGCGGCAACCGGTCCGGCGGCGAGCTGCGGCCCTATCCCTTCAACACCCTGCTGCAGCTGTTCGAGGTGCACGCCGAGGGAACCTCGCTGCCAGGCCTGCTGGTCAGCTGGCCGATTCTGCAGCTGGCGGCGAACGTCATGCTGTTCATGCCGCTGGGGGCGGTGCTGCGCGGAGTGTTCCGCCTGGAGGTGACGAATTCGCTGGCGATCGGGGTGATGCTGTCGGTGCTCATCGAGGCCACCCAGTACACCGGCGCGTGGGGGCTGTACCCCTGCGGGGTGCGGATCGCCGACATCGACGACGTGTTCGCCAACTCCCTGGGCGCTCTGCTCGGCGCGTTCTTCGCCCCTGTGCTGACCCGGCTGCGCGTGCCGCTGTTCGTCCACGAACGGCCGCTGGACGATGAGGGCCGACGGGCCCGCCCGCAGCAGGATGCCTCCGATCGGGACCCGCGGCGTTGA